AAGTGTTGCTGTTATTTATGATCAGATTTTATCTGATAATGAAGAGGCAAAAAAATTATTGAATTTAGACACGCAAACAACAGGTATTAATTACCGTTTTTCTAAGGCTTCTTTATATGCGATGGAATCTCGTATTTTCCTTTACAGAAAAGAATGGGCTAAAGCTATTGAAGCTGCAGATAAAGCAATGACATACAAAAATGCTTTAATAGACTTAAATGCTACAGCTGCTTTGCCTAACCTTTATAATGGGCCAGAATCTATATTAGCGCTTGAAGATCCTTTTATCAATATTCTAAAAGGAACTACATATGCTTCACCAACTTTAACTGGAGCTTATGATAAAACAAACGACTTACGTTTTGCTTTGTATTATCAGGCAAGCGGAAGCAAATTCAAATTTAAAAAAGGTGGTGATATCGCTCAAAAATGTACCTTCAGAACTTCTGAATTGTATTTGACAAAAGCAGAAGCGTCAGCACAATTGAACGATCTTCCAACGGCAAGAACAACAGTTTTAGCTTTTATCAAAAACAGATACAATGCAACAGGTTATATACAATTAAGTATTACAGTTGCTGCAATGACACAAACAGAACTTCTTGACTTTATTGCACAGGAAAGACAACGTGAGTTTGCTGTCGAAGGTCATCGTTGGTTTGATTTAAGAAGAACATCTCAAAAACAAATCACACATACTATTGGCGGAAAAGACTATACATTGATCGAAAATGATCCACGTTATACAATACCATTTCCAAAAGATGCCCGACTAAACAATCCAGAATTGTAAATGAATTAGCTCCGTTTTTAACGGAGCTTTTTTTTTACCTTTGCCGAAAAAATAAACCAAATGAAAATTGTCATTATTGAAGACGAGCATCTTGCTTCAAGCTATCTGAAATCAATTCTGGAACAACAAACCATAATTTCTATCAATGAAATTTCGATTGTAAAATCTGTAAAAGACGCTGTTGCTTTTTTTAAAATAAATACGGTTGATCTTGCTTTTATGGATATTCATTTGGGAGACGGAAAAAGTCTGGACATTTTTGAGCAAACACTTGTTTCCTGCCCCGTTATTTTTATCACTGCTTACGATTCTTATGCCGTAAAAGTTTTCAAGCATTTCACGATTGATTATCTTCTAAAACCTTATGAAGAAGAAGAATTACACGAGGCTTTAATCAAATACAAAAACATTAAAGAAACCTTTAATACCAACTTAATTGTTGAATCACTTGTTGAAATTGAAAACCAAAACAACATTCAGCATCACTTTTTGGTAAACCACAGAGACAAACTTATTTCTATAAACGACACAGCGATCACCTATTTTTTTGCCACAGGAAAACATCTGTTTC
Above is a genomic segment from uncultured Flavobacterium sp. containing:
- a CDS encoding RagB/SusD family nutrient uptake outer membrane protein — its product is MKNILKYVFFASVAITTVSCDNYLDVKPIGKVIPETLQDYRAVMTKGYSITAIHKALSTVRADELIFDESNDNTTFYKDHYIWNDINPDKTTNSFPYAALYNRIFYTNVVINEASQKLAPSAEKDQLLGEAYALRALTYFDLLNIFSKPYNAATAATDKGVPLALKIDLEQAYVPQSVAVIYDQILSDNEEAKKLLNLDTQTTGINYRFSKASLYAMESRIFLYRKEWAKAIEAADKAMTYKNALIDLNATAALPNLYNGPESILALEDPFINILKGTTYASPTLTGAYDKTNDLRFALYYQASGSKFKFKKGGDIAQKCTFRTSELYLTKAEASAQLNDLPTARTTVLAFIKNRYNATGYIQLSITVAAMTQTELLDFIAQERQREFAVEGHRWFDLRRTSQKQITHTIGGKDYTLIENDPRYTIPFPKDARLNNPEL
- a CDS encoding LytTR family DNA-binding domain-containing protein, yielding MKIVIIEDEHLASSYLKSILEQQTIISINEISIVKSVKDAVAFFKINTVDLAFMDIHLGDGKSLDIFEQTLVSCPVIFITAYDSYAVKVFKHFTIDYLLKPYEEEELHEALIKYKNIKETFNTNLIVESLVEIENQNNIQHHFLVNHRDKLISINDTAITYFFATGKHLFLFTNSGNSYLYNSNLKDLINKLDPVLFFKVNRKYIINRHHIQEIIKHSSQKIELLLNVSIPDSEPIILSKKEINNFKNWLDS